A genomic stretch from Candidatus Neomarinimicrobiota bacterium includes:
- the lysS gene encoding lysine--tRNA ligase, which translates to MAEESKHKTLEQLKETRREKLNALRKLGVNPYPYKFDVTHKVSDLFSNFEKLGKSEENVSIAGRLTSIRGMGKVSFAHLQDQTGKIQIHLRKDEIGDDGYDLYKLLDIGDYVGISGHLFVTKTGEQTVWVKNLDILSKSIRPLPIIKSKDEDGETKVFHEFTDKEQRYRQRYADLAVHPEVREIFVKRTKIVTAMRNFLDAAGCMEVDTPVLQPMYGGAMAEPFITHHNALGTDLYLRIADELYLKRLLVGGFERVYEFSRDFRNEGMDRSHNPEFTMLELYVAYWDYTDMKKFVEDMISTIAMEVNGTTEVTYRGVTIDLKPPWKELAYYEALKEYGGIDLYGASKKEIIKAIDKKDVDVDRTLPDGKLLDKYFDSVVEPNLDGPIFIKDYPLVLSPLAKKHRDDPNLVERFEPFLFGMEIGNAFSELNDPIDQRERFEMQAVARAEGDAEAQHLDEDYIRAMEYGMPPNSGLGIGIERLVMILTDSPSIKDVILFPLMKPEE; encoded by the coding sequence TTGGCGGAAGAGAGCAAACATAAGACACTCGAGCAGCTCAAAGAGACGCGCAGGGAAAAATTAAACGCGCTTCGCAAGCTGGGAGTCAATCCCTATCCCTATAAGTTCGACGTCACGCACAAAGTAAGCGATCTGTTCTCGAATTTCGAAAAGCTGGGCAAATCAGAAGAAAACGTCTCCATAGCAGGCAGGTTGACGTCGATCCGCGGAATGGGAAAAGTGTCATTTGCGCACTTGCAGGACCAAACAGGAAAGATACAGATACATCTGAGAAAAGACGAGATAGGGGATGACGGTTATGATCTCTATAAGCTTTTGGACATCGGAGATTACGTGGGAATATCCGGTCATCTGTTCGTTACAAAGACCGGCGAACAAACTGTATGGGTAAAAAATCTCGACATTTTATCGAAATCGATCCGTCCGCTTCCGATTATTAAATCGAAAGATGAAGACGGTGAGACAAAGGTATTTCATGAATTCACGGATAAAGAACAGAGATACAGACAGCGCTATGCCGACCTTGCGGTTCATCCGGAAGTGCGGGAAATTTTCGTAAAGCGGACGAAAATCGTTACAGCGATGCGGAATTTTCTTGATGCCGCCGGCTGCATGGAGGTTGACACTCCGGTATTACAACCGATGTACGGCGGAGCGATGGCGGAACCGTTCATTACGCACCATAATGCGCTGGGCACTGATCTTTATCTTCGAATAGCCGACGAGTTGTACTTGAAGAGACTCCTTGTCGGCGGGTTCGAGAGAGTGTACGAATTCTCGCGCGATTTCAGGAACGAAGGCATGGACAGGTCTCACAATCCTGAATTTACCATGCTCGAATTGTACGTCGCTTACTGGGATTATACGGATATGAAAAAGTTCGTCGAAGATATGATCTCAACTATTGCGATGGAGGTAAACGGGACTACCGAGGTGACGTACAGAGGGGTTACGATAGATCTGAAACCACCCTGGAAAGAGCTGGCTTATTATGAGGCTCTTAAGGAATACGGCGGTATTGACCTTTACGGCGCTTCCAAAAAAGAGATAATTAAGGCGATTGATAAAAAAGATGTGGATGTAGACAGAACATTGCCTGACGGCAAATTACTTGATAAGTATTTCGACTCTGTTGTTGAACCCAACCTTGACGGTCCGATATTCATAAAGGATTACCCGCTTGTACTTTCGCCGTTAGCCAAAAAGCATAGAGACGATCCCAATTTGGTTGAACGATTCGAACCGTTCCTTTTTGGAATGGAAATCGGAAATGCGTTTAGTGAACTGAACGATCCGATAGACCAGCGCGAACGTTTCGAGATGCAGGCGGTTGCCAGGGCTGAAGGGGATGCAGAAGCGCAGCATCTCGACGAAGATTACATTCGCGCCATGGAATACGGCATGCCTCCCAACTCGGGTCTCGGAATAGGAATCGAACGCCTTGTAATGATCCTAACCGATTCACCATCCATTAAGGACGTCATTTTATTTCCATTGATGAAACCGGAAGAATAA
- a CDS encoding ABC transporter permease, producing the protein MPVELFIARRHLLSHKKVGFISFISVLSIAGVAIGVASLILTLSIVEGFETEIKDKIIGFDSHIRVRQYHFNPMSEYEDIGRQIESVKGVRDVYPYILKEAVIRSREEIDGILVEGVTENDETFRKQSGLKSFGDSFSLDKEGSDLSPIILGSKLASGLKVAVGDTVTVMVFNGVPGPFNTPFARQFEILGTFQTGMAEFDGVFVYIPLYAAQELFRMSSSVTGIKVFVDDSRDAGVISAAIEEKLGGYPFFPLTWEERHKNLFKWLDTQRLPMLFVFGLIALVALFNITSTLAMIVIDKTHDIGVLKAIGFKTNRVLRIFLAEGGLIGGVGALIGMILAYGLGVLQQNENIIALPPDVYFMNALPVLMQPEFFLVIGAGALALSLAATAYPALKAARLMPADTLRDE; encoded by the coding sequence TTGCCGGTAGAACTCTTTATCGCCCGGCGGCATCTTCTTTCTCATAAAAAAGTAGGATTTATTTCGTTCATTTCGGTTCTAAGCATCGCGGGAGTCGCCATCGGAGTAGCGTCCCTCATATTGACTTTATCAATAGTAGAGGGGTTTGAAACAGAGATCAAAGATAAGATCATCGGGTTCGATTCCCATATCAGGGTCAGGCAGTACCACTTCAATCCGATGAGCGAATATGAAGATATCGGAAGGCAAATCGAGAGCGTGAAAGGGGTCCGGGATGTTTATCCTTACATCCTAAAAGAAGCCGTTATTCGCTCCAGAGAAGAGATTGACGGGATTTTAGTCGAGGGAGTTACGGAAAATGATGAAACGTTTCGGAAGCAGTCGGGGCTGAAGTCATTTGGCGATTCTTTCTCACTTGATAAGGAGGGGAGTGATTTATCTCCTATAATTTTGGGATCAAAACTTGCATCCGGATTAAAGGTAGCAGTTGGCGACACCGTTACGGTGATGGTTTTCAACGGCGTACCGGGTCCCTTTAATACTCCGTTTGCGAGGCAATTTGAGATATTAGGAACATTTCAAACGGGCATGGCGGAATTCGATGGTGTATTCGTTTATATCCCGTTATACGCAGCCCAGGAATTGTTCCGTATGAGCTCCTCTGTTACGGGTATAAAAGTGTTTGTCGATGATTCCCGGGATGCCGGAGTGATATCTGCGGCGATAGAAGAAAAATTAGGCGGTTATCCCTTCTTCCCGTTGACATGGGAAGAACGTCACAAAAACCTATTCAAATGGCTGGACACTCAACGTTTGCCTATGCTTTTCGTATTCGGTCTGATCGCACTGGTAGCGCTGTTCAATATTACGAGTACGCTCGCTATGATCGTAATCGATAAAACCCACGACATAGGTGTTTTAAAGGCAATAGGGTTTAAAACCAATCGTGTGCTACGGATATTCCTTGCAGAGGGAGGATTGATCGGCGGCGTCGGGGCATTGATCGGGATGATTCTTGCTTACGGGTTAGGAGTGTTACAGCAAAACGAAAATATTATCGCCCTTCCGCCCGACGTGTATTTCATGAACGCTCTCCCCGTACTGATGCAGCCCGAATTCTTCCTCGTAATCGGAGCCGGAGCGCTGGCGCTCAGTCTGGCTGCAACCGCTTATCCGGCTTTGAAGGCAGCGCGATTGATGCCTGCTGATACCTTGAGGGATGAATAA
- the prfB gene encoding peptide chain release factor 2 (programmed frameshift), whose product MQDIDKEKANQLNQRLKELRGYLEISTKKNKLEELRDKTVQSDFWNNGDKAQSVLKKISLLEKSIKSVEIADRLNDDVKTLIELTGEAGGDELTAEFKEVLGELEKSVDDLEFKRMLGGKEDSNDAILSINPGAGGTESQDWAAMLLRMYERWAADSGFESTVLDFQPGDEAGIKSVTLEMKGDYAYGYLKAEAGVHRLVRLSPFDSANRRHTSFASVFVYPEVDEEIEIEIDPADLRIDTYRASGAGGQHVNKTDSAIRITHIPTGIVVQCQNERSQHKNKATAMKMLKAKLYTLRLEEQQSKKKEIESTKQEIGFGSQIRSYVFHPYNMVKDHRTGTETGNVQAVMDGKIDEFIKSYLLSKAGKN is encoded by the exons ATGCAGGATATAGATAAAGAAAAAGCGAATCAGCTGAATCAGCGATTAAAAGAACTCAGGGGGTATCTT GAAATATCCACTAAAAAGAATAAATTAGAAGAGCTGAGGGATAAGACTGTTCAATCTGATTTCTGGAATAACGGCGATAAAGCTCAATCCGTCCTAAAAAAAATATCACTCCTCGAAAAATCTATTAAATCAGTCGAAATCGCCGACCGGTTAAATGATGACGTTAAGACCCTTATCGAGCTGACAGGCGAAGCCGGAGGGGATGAATTAACCGCCGAGTTCAAAGAGGTTCTCGGTGAATTGGAGAAGAGTGTTGATGATCTGGAGTTCAAGAGGATGCTCGGGGGAAAAGAAGATTCGAATGACGCAATCCTCTCCATAAATCCGGGTGCGGGCGGTACGGAATCTCAGGATTGGGCAGCGATGCTCTTGAGAATGTACGAACGATGGGCTGCCGACAGCGGTTTTGAATCTACCGTACTCGATTTTCAGCCGGGAGATGAAGCGGGAATCAAATCGGTAACATTAGAAATGAAAGGTGACTATGCCTACGGTTATCTCAAAGCCGAAGCCGGTGTGCATCGACTCGTCAGGCTATCTCCGTTCGACTCTGCCAACAGGAGGCACACGTCGTTCGCTTCGGTTTTCGTTTATCCGGAGGTGGATGAGGAGATTGAGATCGAGATCGACCCGGCAGACCTGAGAATAGATACATACAGGGCAAGCGGCGCCGGAGGACAGCATGTCAACAAAACGGATTCGGCTATAAGGATCACGCACATTCCTACCGGTATCGTTGTTCAGTGTCAAAATGAACGGTCGCAGCATAAAAATAAGGCGACCGCCATGAAGATGTTAAAAGCCAAATTGTACACGCTCCGTCTGGAAGAACAGCAGAGTAAAAAGAAGGAGATCGAATCTACCAAGCAGGAGATAGGTTTCGGAAGCCAGATACGGTCATACGTGTTTCACCCATATAATATGGTTAAAGACCACAGAACCGGCACCGAAACGGGAAACGTTCAGGCGGTTATGGACGGCAAGATAGATGAATTTATTAAATCGTACCTGTTAAGCAAGGCAGGGAAGAATTGA
- a CDS encoding P-II family nitrogen regulator gives MKKLEAIIKPFKLDEVKEALIEIGVKGMTVSEVKGYGRQKGQSELYRGREYHIDFLPKVKIEVVVSDDKVDETVRKILMVAKTGQIGDGKLFITNVEDAIRIRTEESGDNALN, from the coding sequence TTGAAAAAACTCGAAGCGATAATAAAACCATTTAAACTCGATGAAGTAAAAGAAGCGCTGATAGAGATCGGTGTAAAGGGTATGACGGTTTCCGAAGTGAAGGGATATGGGCGGCAAAAGGGACAGTCGGAACTTTACAGGGGAAGGGAATACCACATCGATTTCTTACCAAAGGTGAAAATTGAGGTGGTAGTAAGCGATGACAAGGTAGATGAAACGGTTCGTAAGATATTGATGGTCGCTAAAACAGGACAGATAGGAGACGGCAAGCTCTTCATCACCAACGTAGAAGATGCGATCAGGATTCGCACAGAGGAATCGGGCGACAACGCCCTGAACTAA
- a CDS encoding TIGR00159 family protein, with the protein MELFKIGFLSVTIVDVLDVLVVAFIFYKLYQALSGTRAAQMMVGLAGILMVSVIVQFLNMSGMAWLIESIRTVWVIAFVILFQPELRRILLALGQSRLARKLFQVEGLRAIDTVIETVFELSKKRYGGLIVIQRDAGLKSIIEKGVRLNARATSELLVSIFNPQSPLHDGAVVILGETIEAAKCILPLSDNPTIDRRMGTRHLAALGLSEESDAVVVVVSEETGRVALAHKSVFQRGLDEIALRGLLNKLLLPSS; encoded by the coding sequence ATGGAGCTCTTCAAGATAGGATTTCTATCGGTTACTATTGTCGATGTGCTGGATGTTCTGGTGGTAGCATTTATTTTCTATAAACTTTATCAGGCTCTCAGCGGCACGCGGGCGGCACAGATGATGGTCGGGTTAGCCGGCATTCTCATGGTATCTGTTATCGTGCAATTCCTTAATATGAGCGGAATGGCGTGGCTGATAGAAAGCATCAGAACCGTTTGGGTTATAGCGTTTGTTATTCTCTTCCAACCGGAGCTGAGGCGAATATTGCTGGCTCTCGGTCAGAGCAGACTCGCCCGAAAGCTCTTTCAGGTCGAAGGACTAAGGGCGATAGACACTGTCATTGAGACCGTCTTCGAGCTGTCTAAGAAGCGCTATGGGGGACTCATCGTCATACAACGGGACGCCGGCTTGAAGTCGATAATTGAAAAAGGAGTTCGGCTCAACGCACGCGCTACCTCGGAATTGCTCGTCTCGATATTCAATCCGCAATCTCCTCTGCATGACGGGGCGGTAGTTATATTGGGCGAAACTATCGAAGCGGCGAAGTGTATTCTGCCTTTATCGGATAATCCGACCATTGACAGGAGAATGGGTACGCGTCACTTAGCGGCATTGGGTCTCTCCGAAGAATCTGATGCGGTTGTTGTTGTGGTATCGGAGGAGACAGGGAGAGTCGCTTTGGCTCACAAGAGCGTGTTTCAGAGAGGTCTCGATGAAATCGCCTTGAGAGGGCTCCTCAATAAGCTGTTGCTACCGTCGTCCTAA
- the glnA gene encoding type I glutamate--ammonia ligase — translation MADSRADVYKLAKETGAKAVDLKFIDFPGLWQHFTIPIGHLGDEMFDEGLGFDGSSIRGWQTINESDMIVIPDPSTAIIDPFINPTTISIVCDVHDPITKERYSRCPRFIAQKAENYLKSSGIADIAYIGPEAEFFIFDDVRFDQNENSSFYVVDSKEGRWNSGSDEEPNLGYKPRYKEGYFPVPPADSMVDLRNEMMLTMIECGLEVEAHHHEVATGGQSEIDLKYDSLLKMADGVLLFKYIVKNAAKKYNKTVTFMPKPLFADNGSGMHIHISLWKGDENLFAGTEYAGLSEAGMHFIGGLLKHGPAIVAFTNPTTNSFKRLVPGFEAPVNLAYSQRNRSAVVRIPMYSSDPKTKRVEFRVPDPSCNPYLAFSAILMAGLDGIMNKIDPGEPLDKNIYDLEPEELKKVPGTPGTLEEALNALKDDHEFLLKGDVMTEDVLNTWIDYKMENEVNQMRMRPHPYEFSLYYDV, via the coding sequence ATGGCAGATAGCCGCGCGGATGTTTACAAGTTAGCTAAAGAAACGGGCGCAAAGGCGGTAGACCTGAAGTTTATAGATTTTCCGGGTTTATGGCAGCATTTCACCATACCAATAGGACACTTAGGTGACGAAATGTTTGATGAAGGCTTGGGGTTCGACGGTTCGAGCATAAGAGGATGGCAGACAATAAATGAATCGGATATGATCGTCATTCCGGATCCGTCAACCGCAATAATCGATCCTTTTATAAACCCGACTACAATAAGCATTGTGTGTGACGTGCATGATCCGATCACAAAAGAGAGATACAGCCGTTGCCCGCGTTTTATAGCGCAAAAAGCCGAAAACTATCTAAAATCTTCAGGCATAGCGGACATAGCCTATATCGGACCGGAGGCAGAATTTTTTATCTTCGACGATGTAAGATTTGATCAAAACGAAAACTCAAGTTTTTATGTGGTGGATTCGAAAGAGGGACGCTGGAACTCCGGCAGTGATGAAGAGCCGAACCTCGGTTATAAGCCGAGATACAAAGAGGGGTATTTTCCGGTTCCTCCGGCCGATTCTATGGTTGATCTTCGGAATGAAATGATGCTGACAATGATCGAATGTGGACTCGAAGTCGAAGCTCACCATCATGAAGTCGCTACCGGCGGGCAATCTGAAATAGATTTAAAGTACGATTCACTGTTAAAAATGGCGGATGGTGTTCTTCTGTTCAAATATATCGTCAAGAACGCGGCAAAAAAATATAACAAGACGGTAACTTTTATGCCAAAACCTCTGTTCGCCGACAACGGCTCAGGGATGCACATCCACATTAGTCTCTGGAAAGGGGATGAAAATCTTTTTGCAGGTACGGAGTATGCCGGATTAAGCGAAGCCGGGATGCATTTTATCGGCGGACTATTAAAACACGGACCGGCGATAGTAGCGTTTACGAATCCGACCACGAACTCCTTCAAGAGGCTGGTTCCCGGTTTTGAGGCTCCGGTCAACCTCGCATACTCCCAGCGAAACCGCAGCGCCGTGGTGCGTATACCGATGTATTCCTCAGACCCCAAGACGAAACGAGTCGAATTCAGAGTGCCCGACCCATCCTGCAATCCGTATTTGGCATTTAGCGCAATCTTGATGGCTGGACTGGACGGCATAATGAACAAGATCGATCCGGGAGAACCACTCGACAAAAACATATACGACCTTGAACCTGAAGAACTCAAGAAGGTTCCCGGTACTCCCGGAACGCTTGAGGAAGCGTTAAACGCTCTGAAGGACGATCATGAATTCCTTCTTAAAGGAGACGTGATGACGGAGGACGTCCTGAATACATGGATAGACTATAAGATGGAGAACGAAGTCAATCAGATGCGAATGAGACCTCATCCGTATGAGTTTTCTCTGTATTACGACGTGTAG
- the folP gene encoding dihydropteroate synthase: protein MKKVHPLAVQAGDYLLEFNGRTHLMGILNVTPDSFSDGGMFFDKKTAVEHGIRLAGEGADIIDVGGESTRPRAEPVPLEEELERVIPVIRELAGEVDVPISIDTYKSEVAKEAIDAGASIINDISGLRFDDRMAGLAAETGVALVVMHIKGTPRDMQVDPHYDDLLKEIGDYLSRSIEIAVEAGVKKENVIIDPGIGFGKRIEDNFILIKNLEYFRALGQPLLIGPSRKSFLWKTLNVSTDETLEATAAATAASVLSGADLIRAHDVKEISKAIKIADLIAAAPEMN from the coding sequence ATGAAGAAGGTACATCCACTTGCGGTTCAAGCGGGTGATTACCTTCTCGAGTTTAACGGGCGCACGCATCTGATGGGGATTCTCAACGTGACGCCCGATTCGTTTTCCGACGGCGGAATGTTTTTCGATAAAAAGACAGCTGTCGAGCACGGCATCAGGCTCGCCGGCGAAGGCGCCGATATCATAGACGTAGGCGGGGAGTCGACAAGACCGAGGGCAGAACCGGTTCCGCTCGAAGAAGAATTAGAGAGGGTGATTCCCGTTATCCGTGAATTAGCGGGGGAAGTCGACGTCCCGATCTCAATCGATACGTATAAATCGGAAGTGGCAAAAGAGGCAATAGATGCGGGAGCTTCGATTATTAATGACATAAGCGGACTGCGGTTTGACGATCGAATGGCAGGCCTTGCCGCGGAAACCGGCGTTGCTTTAGTCGTTATGCACATTAAGGGTACTCCCCGTGACATGCAGGTAGATCCTCACTACGATGACTTACTAAAAGAAATCGGCGATTATCTCTCCCGTTCGATTGAAATTGCCGTCGAAGCAGGAGTAAAAAAGGAAAATGTCATTATTGATCCGGGGATAGGTTTCGGCAAACGAATAGAAGACAATTTTATATTGATCAAAAACCTTGAATATTTTAGAGCTCTCGGGCAGCCGCTGCTTATCGGTCCCTCGAGAAAATCATTTTTGTGGAAGACGCTCAACGTCTCGACCGATGAAACACTTGAAGCGACAGCAGCGGCAACAGCAGCGAGCGTTCTGTCCGGCGCTGATCTGATTCGCGCTCACGACGTGAAAGAAATATCCAAAGCCATTAAGATCGCTGATCTGATAGCAGCCGCACCGGAGATGAACTGA